The Mauremys reevesii isolate NIE-2019 linkage group 1, ASM1616193v1, whole genome shotgun sequence genome segment AGTGACTATGGGTTCCAAAAGGTAATGCTgactggctgagattttcaaaatcaaCTGGAGGATTTAGCCATACAACTTCCACTAAAGCCTCTAGTTAGCTTTGAAAATATCTACTATTctagttaagtatcagaggtaGCTGCTGTGTCTCTGGTAGCAGCAATAAGAAAGCatcctatagactaacagagaaCATTTTGCAGCATGCATCAGCTTCTTCCACTGGATCTTTTTGCTGCACAAAAAGGTATTCAAGTGTGAAAGCtcaacatgcaaaaaaaaaaatctgtgtctaGGTGGTACAGGATTCTTTGTTTTCTTAACTTGTCATGCAATTTTCCTCTAGTTTGTAACCAAGCTTCCTTAGGTTGTTACCAGACCTCTCCAGGAATTTGGCTAATGGGGTCAATGtttaaaatcctttttatttctgttgctaACTTCCCTGTAATACAGATGACTATGTAGAAATAACTGCTGACTGTAGTGGCAAATGTAGGAATGATTACTTTCTATTGCAGTCAGCCCTGTAGAAACAACACAGATCAGGGAGTGTGAACTggtttcttttttggtttttgtaTCCGCAACAGAATTTTTAACCAAGCCTGAGACATCTGTATCACATTGCCTTCAGATTCTGTCCGTAGTTATTGAGCACCCTGATTGTAAAGACAATGGGATTGAACATATGTTAATAAAGGCAGCATTTGAGCAGCAGAATCTTCTGGTGATCatgcacaagaaggaaagagCCCAGTTTAACTGTCAAACCCCAGTTTGAAGGGCTGGCAGTGAGAAAAAGCATCTTGTAAGAGGAGAAAATGTGATATGGCAATAGAGACCCAACAAACACACAACCTCCCAATGATCTTTTCACAAAGTCCCcttttcagggcttgtctacacttacattttatagcactctaatttgctggctcaggggtgtgaaaaatcaccccccccGAGCGTAGCAGGTttgagcgctttaaagcgctagtgtggATAGGCTCCAAGCACTGGGAGCCGGGCTCCGAGCACTTGGAGCtattcccctcgtggaggtggattaccaggagcgctgggagagctctcccccagtaCTCGTGCatgaccacactcacacttcaaaatGCTGCTGCAGGAGCACTCCCGCGGCAGGGATtttgaagtttctagtgtagatgtagcctgacTGTGCTTCCTGTCCTCTCTTATGCCAGCAGCAACCTTGGCTGCCACAGTgggtgggtgttttcagagacaTTAGATAGGAATCTCTTTTTGAGAATTACTAGCTGAGTCTCCTTGAGGCAGCCAAACTGAAAGGAAAGTGGCCACCCTACTTACTGATCTTGAAGGGACAGGGGCTGCAGTGCCAACATGTGGTGTCTGAGCAGAGGTCTGCCCACTGGATGAACAGATCATAAAGTAAAAGGTTCTGTTACAGACTGTCAAGGCCTAGGAAAGGGGTAGGATCCCCAATCTCTTGAGACAGTCAGAACTGAACAGTGCACTGGAGAATGTACCTTTTGGGAATCATTCCTGTATGGGGAGCGGTGTATGTGTGTGGGAATAGACTAGATGTGACCTAATAGGATTCTTCACACTCTAACTTCTATGATCCCAAGGTCTTGGTGAAGTTGGGGATATGGTACCACACATATAGCGTATATATGCGGATATGTTGTATTAACGTGAGTGCATGTGAAGCTGGAAGGCGAGACCCCCTGTTGCTGACTTATTCCTTCCCATTACTGCAGATGGTTATGGCTTCTCTGTACTACATCTACTCTGCTCTGGAAGAGGAGATTGAGCGTAACAAGGATCACCCGGCCTATATCCCCGTTTACTTCCCAGCTGAACTGCACCGTAAGACTGCCCTGCAAGAAGACTTGAAGTATTTCTATGGCCCATTGTGGAGGGAAGAGATCTCGTGTCCTGAGTCCACTCAGAAATATGTGAATAGGCTCCACTACGTGGGCCAGCATGAACCAGAGCTCCTGGTGGCCCATGCCTACACTCGGTACCTGGGAGACCTATCTGGCGGGCAGGTGTTGAAGAAGATTGCCCAGAAAGCTCTCCACCTACCCAGTACTGGAGAAGGACTGGAGTTCTTCACCTTTGAAGGGGTGTCCAATGCCACAAAGTTCAAGCAGCTGTACCGCTCCCGGATGAACTCCATCGAGATGGACCCAGCCACCAAGAAGAGAGTCTTGGAGGAAGCCAAGCGGGCATTCTTGCTGAATATACAGGTGAGTAACTAGCCTGCattccccactgcctctcccaCCTAAGGTACATCTGCTATCTCAACATAGGCAAGGTGGCGTTTGTACTGATGAGCTGAAGGAAAGCTGTGGGCTGTCAGGAGTAGTGTACTGTACTGAACTTTTCCTATGTGAAAGTTGCTTTTATGAGCCTCCCAAGAGACTGGATACTAGAAAACTTCTTTTGCCTTTGGGCAATGGATCCTCTCCAGGATTTGAATGCAGGTTATTCCTTTGCTGCTCTTGTTTGAACATGAGGGTTTATTTTGGGGGCAGGAATCACTCCACATATCCCTTTATCCTAGTATTTCCACATATCCCCTCCCTCTCCTACAACTCTCttctatacaaacacacacaccctgctttCCCTCTGATCTGGAGGATGAGCATTGGGGCACAGCTTCCTATTGAACTGCCTTGGGAAAGCATTTCACACACTTCGTACTATTAAACAAGCAAGGAGTATAGAGGAGTTCAAGAGAGACCCTTAGGTAGACTCCTTTCTGGAGAAGGAAAGACCCACAGGATTAGTGGTTGGGCCAGATATCTATCTCTAGTTCCCAAAGTCTCTTATGGAGTAAGAAggggctcagggaggagagaagactgCATTCCAGGTAATGCAGTAATTTTGTGTGTTTCTTGCTCTCAAGGTGTTTGAGGAACTGCAGAAATTGGTGTCCCAGTCCCATGAGAACGGTCACCCTGCACAACAGAAGCCAGAGCTTCGCACAAGAAGCACCAGTGGAGCACATGAGCATGGTAAGAACCATCCTAAAGCCAATTTTTAGCgtttcctttgtttgtttgttttttaattccctTTACCTTTCCTTCCTGAGTGGTGAGAGAGAGGAGTTGGCTCCAGCTGTCCTTGAGTGTCTCTACTTCCACTCCACTAGTGTTGGCTAGTGTAGCAGAAGTGTGCATGAGAAACTCCTGCTGAGAGCTTCAAAGGAGGCCGGAAACCTGTGGGATCTTGTGAGCGCTGCAGAAATAAAAATATGCTGtttttatacagtgcttttcacCAGTAGGTCTCAAAGTGATATCATCATCCCCCTttcacacatggggaaactgactgTTAGGAAGGTTTACaattaatgggcctgattctcctgttCCTCTCActggatttataccagtataactccatTGGTTTCACTGGAGATATACCAGTGTAAGCAATAGGAGAATTCGGCCCAACTGAGACTACTTGCATGAGTGAAGGCTGCAGGATTGGATGCAGTGTAGCACGGTAATGATTGATGCTACAGTC includes the following:
- the HMOX1 gene encoding heme oxygenase 1, producing the protein MEGSKTHSSESMPEDLSEALKEATKEVHEQAESTEFMKNFQRGQVSLQEFKMVMASLYYIYSALEEEIERNKDHPAYIPVYFPAELHRKTALQEDLKYFYGPLWREEISCPESTQKYVNRLHYVGQHEPELLVAHAYTRYLGDLSGGQVLKKIAQKALHLPSTGEGLEFFTFEGVSNATKFKQLYRSRMNSIEMDPATKKRVLEEAKRAFLLNIQVFEELQKLVSQSHENGHPAQQKPELRTRSTSGAHEHGPAPVKEGEKTSMKHTDMLPSTPLVRWILALSFLVTTVAVGLFAM